A single window of Ferrimonas balearica DSM 9799 DNA harbors:
- the aroB gene encoding 3-dehydroquinate synthase codes for MERIQVELGQRSYPIIIGAQLLSQAETWLQSLALNRVLIVTNDVVAPLYLDAVEGTFQRLNVRTDHLVLPDGESYKTLDTLESIFARALELNLGRDVMLVALGGGVIGDMVGFAAACYQRGVPFIQIPTTLLAQVDSSVGGKTAVNHPLGKNMIGAFHQPVLVLADTETLNTLPDREFAAGMAEVIKYGIIWDSAFFSWLEQQREALMARDPQALTYAIRRCCEIKAEVVAQDETEQGVRALLNLGHTFGHAIEAEMGYGSWLHGEAVAAGTVLACQLAQQLGRMSDEDVARVSALLAAFNLPLLAPSAMRCADFLPHMLRDKKSLAGKIRFILPQGIGHADVVGGISEAQLQQLIDGA; via the coding sequence ATGGAACGGATCCAGGTCGAGTTGGGGCAGCGAAGCTACCCCATCATCATTGGAGCGCAGCTGCTCTCCCAGGCGGAAACCTGGTTGCAGAGCCTGGCGCTCAACCGGGTTCTGATCGTCACCAATGACGTCGTGGCGCCGCTCTATCTTGATGCGGTTGAGGGCACGTTCCAGCGCCTGAATGTTCGCACTGATCACCTTGTCCTGCCGGATGGCGAGTCCTACAAAACCCTGGACACGCTGGAGTCGATCTTTGCTCGTGCCCTGGAGCTGAACCTGGGGCGCGACGTCATGTTGGTGGCTCTGGGGGGCGGTGTGATCGGCGATATGGTCGGCTTTGCCGCTGCCTGTTATCAGCGCGGCGTGCCCTTTATCCAGATCCCCACCACGCTGCTGGCTCAGGTGGATTCCTCTGTGGGCGGCAAAACCGCGGTCAACCATCCGTTGGGTAAGAACATGATTGGGGCTTTCCATCAGCCAGTTTTGGTGCTGGCGGATACCGAGACCCTCAATACCCTGCCAGACCGCGAATTCGCGGCGGGCATGGCCGAAGTGATCAAATACGGCATCATCTGGGACAGCGCCTTTTTCAGCTGGCTCGAGCAACAGCGCGAGGCGCTGATGGCTCGTGATCCGCAGGCGCTGACCTATGCGATCCGCCGCTGCTGCGAGATCAAAGCGGAAGTGGTGGCCCAGGATGAGACCGAACAGGGGGTTCGCGCCCTGTTGAATCTTGGCCACACGTTTGGCCACGCCATTGAGGCGGAGATGGGGTATGGCAGCTGGCTCCACGGTGAAGCCGTCGCGGCGGGTACCGTGTTGGCTTGTCAGCTGGCGCAACAGCTGGGCCGGATGAGCGACGAAGACGTTGCCCGGGTTTCGGCTCTGCTGGCGGCATTCAATCTGCCGTTGCTGGCGCCATCGGCAATGCGCTGTGCCGATTTCCTGCCGCACATGCTGCGTGACAAGAAATCACTGGCGGGCAAAATCCGTTTTATTCTGCCGCAGGGCATCGGCCACGCTGACGTGGTGGGTGGCATCAGCGAAGCCCAGCTGCAACAGCTTATTGATGGCGCATGA
- a CDS encoding SPOR domain-containing protein produces the protein MIADPALNHLLPSQRALLERFRYLTEYGDHLLVLHGAAGVGKTVLAQSLLDGAESFNQAYVAIGDDLTPASVRERLIRQWLPRAVFDPEEPLLDTLERILPEGDGRYMLIVDDAQSMGDALLAELIALVMDQETLGMRLTLVLVADDGLVQRLQQNLPEPYQTRLIPVEVPPLSVRERRKLYDQLVKRHSGKLFINQAAVERQLAEQDGSAAAVVALVEAAKSRPPLGQSLPAHKGLAAAIGAAVLLLAGGLLWPTTEPAPQPEPLAQADRAAAPEPEPEQQAPQPLDLGLAKPWPEVTTAEVAIPEVEPALLLPEDEIAVATAPVVSAETESVAQAQPAETATAAVAQPAAQPMAQPAPDSEAKPEPSVEPAVAAVPAVLPLSEQPLAQRPADSYVLQLAVFSYPQLIGPFLDSHGLGEAVRVYRIEREPQAWFVVVQGGFADRKAAQQAKEALVASVKRLSPYVKPLEAVQKELSEELELAEILR, from the coding sequence ATGATCGCGGATCCTGCCTTAAACCACCTGCTGCCCAGCCAGCGCGCGCTGCTTGAGCGCTTTCGTTACCTGACTGAATACGGTGATCACCTGCTGGTGCTGCATGGCGCTGCCGGGGTGGGCAAGACCGTGCTGGCTCAGTCACTGCTGGACGGTGCGGAATCGTTCAACCAGGCCTATGTGGCCATCGGGGATGACCTGACTCCGGCCAGTGTGCGCGAACGACTGATTCGACAGTGGCTGCCCCGGGCGGTGTTTGACCCGGAAGAACCCTTACTCGATACCCTTGAGCGGATCCTGCCGGAAGGCGACGGTCGGTATATGCTGATCGTCGACGACGCCCAGAGCATGGGTGATGCCCTGCTGGCGGAACTGATTGCCCTGGTGATGGACCAGGAAACACTGGGGATGCGATTGACCCTGGTGCTGGTGGCGGATGATGGCCTGGTGCAGCGCCTGCAGCAGAACCTACCTGAGCCTTACCAGACCCGCCTGATCCCGGTGGAGGTTCCCCCTCTGTCGGTGCGCGAGCGCCGTAAGCTGTACGACCAACTGGTTAAGCGCCACTCCGGCAAACTGTTTATCAATCAGGCTGCTGTCGAGCGGCAACTTGCTGAGCAGGACGGCAGCGCCGCTGCGGTTGTCGCCCTGGTGGAAGCCGCTAAGTCCAGGCCGCCTCTGGGGCAGTCGTTGCCGGCTCATAAGGGGCTGGCAGCCGCCATTGGTGCCGCGGTATTGCTGCTGGCGGGTGGGTTGTTGTGGCCGACCACCGAGCCGGCACCGCAGCCTGAACCGCTGGCACAGGCAGACCGCGCTGCAGCGCCAGAGCCAGAGCCAGAGCAACAAGCGCCGCAGCCGCTGGATCTTGGGTTGGCCAAACCCTGGCCAGAGGTGACCACTGCCGAAGTGGCTATCCCCGAGGTAGAGCCCGCTCTGCTGTTGCCGGAAGATGAGATCGCTGTGGCGACAGCTCCAGTGGTCAGCGCCGAAACCGAGAGCGTTGCCCAAGCTCAACCGGCGGAGACGGCAACCGCAGCAGTCGCGCAACCGGCTGCCCAACCCATGGCTCAACCTGCGCCAGACAGTGAAGCGAAACCGGAGCCGTCGGTCGAGCCCGCAGTGGCAGCGGTGCCCGCCGTATTGCCGCTGTCGGAGCAGCCGCTGGCACAGCGCCCGGCGGACAGTTATGTTCTGCAGTTGGCGGTGTTTTCTTACCCCCAGCTGATCGGTCCGTTCCTGGACAGCCACGGCCTCGGTGAAGCGGTGCGGGTTTATCGCATTGAACGAGAGCCACAAGCCTGGTTTGTGGTGGTGCAGGGAGGATTTGCCGACAGGAAAGCGGCACAGCAGGCCAAGGAGGCCCTGGTGGCGTC